A region of the Gemmobacter fulvus genome:
CGCGGGTGATCTACGGCTTCCGCCTGTCGGTGGCCTTCGCGCTGATCGTCACGGCGCTGACCTCGCTGATCGGTGTCGCCGCAGGCGCGGTGCAGGGGTATTTCGGCGGCTGGGTCGATCTGGTGTTCCAGCGCGTGATCGAGATATGGGGGGCCACGCCGACGCTTTACGTCATCATCATCGTCGCTGCGATCTGGCAGATGAACTTCTGGCTGCTGGTCGGGCTGATGGTGCTGTTCGGCTGGACCTCGCTGATCGGCGTGGTGCGGGCCGAATTCCTCAGGGCGCGCAATTTTGAATATGTGCGCGCCGCGCGGGCGCTGGGGGTGAAGGACCGGGTGATCATGTTCCGCCATGTGCTGCCCAATGCCATGGTCGCCACGCTGACCATGCTGCCCTTTCTGGTCACCGGCACCATCGGCAGTCTGGCCGCGCTGGACTTTCTGGGCTTCGGCCTGCCCGCCTCGGCCCCGAGTCTGGGCGAGATGACACAGCAGGCCAAGCAGAACCTGCAAGCGCCCTGGCTGGCCTTTACCGCCTTTTTCACCTTCGCGCTGATGCTGTCGTTGCTGGTCTTTATCTTCGAAGGCGTGCGCGATGCCTTTGACCCAAGGAAAACCTTCAGATGAGCGTCCTTGACGTCAAAAACCTCAACATCCGCTTCCGGCAGGATGGTCGGGTGATCCATGCGGTGCGCGGGGTCAGCTTTACCGTCGGCAAGGGCGAAACCGTGGCGCTGGTGGGCGAAAGCGGCTCCGGCAAATCGGTGACAGCAC
Encoded here:
- a CDS encoding ABC transporter permease → MVLSPLNQRRWRNFKANRRAFWSLWIFAVLFGLTLCAELLANDRPLLVSHKGEYYTPFLKFYPETAFGGDFQTEATYRDVEVQCLIVSQGAEACWDDPEGILAEAKGGTVEGAAITPGWMLWAPIPYSYNTINDIGGAAPSSPDSRHWLGTDDTARDVLARVIYGFRLSVAFALIVTALTSLIGVAAGAVQGYFGGWVDLVFQRVIEIWGATPTLYVIIIVAAIWQMNFWLLVGLMVLFGWTSLIGVVRAEFLRARNFEYVRAARALGVKDRVIMFRHVLPNAMVATLTMLPFLVTGTIGSLAALDFLGFGLPASAPSLGEMTQQAKQNLQAPWLAFTAFFTFALMLSLLVFIFEGVRDAFDPRKTFR